ACGTCGTTCACAAACTGCGCCGCTCCGTGCTCGAGTTTTATTTGCAGCACCATCCGCTCGACTGCCCGATTTGCGACGATGCGGGCGAATGCGATTTGCAAAACTACTACATGGAGCACGGCCTGCATGACAGTCGCATGGCGCTGGCCGAAAAGAAGCACAAGCACAAAGTTATGGACGTCGGTCCAACCATTGTGCTCGACAGCGAACGCTGTGTAGTGTGTACACGCTGTGTCCGCTTCTGCCGCGAAATCACCGGCACTGGCGAGTTGGGTGTGTTTGGGCATGGTCGCAATGAAGAGCTTCTGAACATGCCCGGCAAACGACTTGACAATGACTACGCGGGCAACGTCGTGGATATCTGTCCGGTCGGCGCGCTGACGGATAAGGATTTCAGATTTAAGCGCCGCGTGTGGTACATGAAGCGCACAGCCTCGGTGTGTACGGGCTGCTCGCGCGGCTGCAATATCTTTGTCGATTGGGAAATTGACCGCCGCTATAAGGACCCCGAGCGCCGCATACAGCGACTAAAGCCGCGCTTCAACAAGATGGTCAACGAGTGGTGGATTTGCGATCATGGCAGGTACAGCTATCATGCCGTGGATGCTCCGGATAGATTGACCGCTCCCAAGACCAACGCGCAAAGCAACGGTCACGCGCCGTCGATGGACGAAGTCTGTACACGAATCGCCGCGCGACTTGAGAGCATCATCGAAAAGCAGGGTGCAGGGTCGGTGGCCGTGATGGCTTCGGCGGCCTCTTCGAATGAAGACCTCTTTATGCTGAACAAGCTGTTCATCGAGAAGCTCAAAGTCCAGAATGTCGATGTGAACTTTGAGTTCGAAAAGAAGGGCGCAGACGACGACCTTCTGAAGCGCGCCGATTTGGCTCCGAACCGCCGCGGCTCGCTTGAACTCAAGATCAAGCCGTGGGGTGGCGACGGACAAGGCGGCGATGATATGTTGGCTGCAGCAATTGAAGGCGAATTCGATGCCTTAATTGTTGTGCGTCACGATTTATCTGATACCCTGTCCGAACGCGAGTTGGCAAAGCTGCGCAAGAATACGGATTACATCGTGTATTTGGCGTCGCATGAAAACGGCCTGACCGAAATCGCGGACGACGTTTTGCCGCTTGCGATGTGGACCGAACGCGAAGGAACCTATACGAATTTCCAAGGGCGTGTGCAAAAGACCGCAAAGCCGTTCGACGCGCGCGGGATGGCACTGCCCGAATGGGAAATCTGGCAACTGCTTGGCTCGCATATGGGATTGAAATCCGAGTACACGTCTGCAAGGCAAGTTTTTGAATCGTTGGGCGAGAAGTTCGACGGATTCAAGGGACTGACGTGGGACGGATTGGGCGCGACGGGCAAGATGCTCGCCGGAACGCCAGAGCCTCCGTACAAGCGAGTGCAAACCTCCAAGCCGCTAAGCGCATACTAAGTGAGATGTTTGTAGAATTAGGCATAATCGTCGGCAAAATTGCTTGGGTGCTGGTCAATATCTTGAACGGCGCCGGTATTTTGACGTGGGTTGAACGCAAGCAGAGCGCGCTCATATCCGACCGTATCGGCGCGAACCGCGCCTCGATTCTGGGAATCAAGTTGCTCGGATTGGTCAATTCTCTCGCGGACGCGCTAAAGCTGATTTTCAAGGAAGACTTCGTGCCGCCGAAGGGCATCCGTTCGCTGCATTTCCTTGCGCCGATATTTGCGATGGCTCCGGTCTTCTTGACAATGGCCGTGATTCCGTTTGGTCCTCCGGTGGAGATTTTTGGCCGCGAGGTCAAACTGCAAATTCTCGACATGGACATCGGCGTGCTCTATATTCTCGCGTTTGGATCAATTGCGGTGTATGGCGCACTGCTCGCGGGATGGGCCTCAAATAGCAAATACGCTTTGCTGGGCGGCATGCGAGCCTCAGCGCAGATGATTTCTTACGAGATTATTCTGGGCCTGTCATTGATTGGACCGATTCTGGCCTTCGGCACGATGGAGCCCGGCGCGATGGTCTTTGCACAAAACGAATATTTCTTCGGCTGGATTCCCAAGTGGGGAATCATCGTGCAGCCGATTGCTTTCTTATTGTTCCTGCCTGCGGCGATGGCCGAGACCAAGCGCGCGCCTTTCGATATGCCCGAAGGCGAATCGGAAATTATCGGTTTTGCAACCGAGTATTCCGGTATGCGCTGGGGTATGTTCTTCCTGGGCGAGTTTGCCGAAATCGTGGTGCTTGCGGCCGTAATGACAGCGGTGTTCTTCGGCGGCTATCACATTCCGTGGCTCTTCGATGCGACCGAGATGGCGGGGCAGGGCGGCTTCCATTTCCCGTGGGGCATGTTCGTGCCGCTGGGTGAATGGACGATTGTGATTCTGCGCGTGATTGCCTTCGGCGCGAAGCTGTCGATTTTGATGTGGCTGCAAATGCAGATTCGCTGGACGTTCCCGCGTTTCCGCTATGATCAACTGATGCGAGTTTCCTGGAAAGAGATGATGCCGATTGCGCTTTTGAATATCGCCGTTACCGGTCTTGTGATTCTATGGTTGGGGAAATAGAATGATTGGAGTCAAACAAGTTCGCGAAGTAAAACTTAGTGCGTGGCAGAACACGTACTACCCGGAACTGATTCGCGGCATGTGGGTGACGACGAAGCATTTCTTTGTGAACTTTTTCAGATTTTGCGGACGCGCAGTGGGTATCAAGACCAAACGCCCGCTGGTGACGTTTCAATATCCCGAAGAGCGCAGACCTATTGCTCCGCGCTGGCGCGGACGACACAGATTGATGCTCAGACCAGACGGTGCGCCGCGCTGCGTGGCCTGCATGATGTGTGAAACTGCCTGTCCGGACAAGTGCATCTATATTACGGCGGGCGAATCGCTCGACGGCAGAATCGAAAAGTACCCGGTCGCGTTTGAGATAGATTT
This region of Calditrichota bacterium genomic DNA includes:
- a CDS encoding (2Fe-2S)-binding protein, encoding MPLLEIDGKPVEVPAGLNLIEAARLLNVEIPHYCYHAGLTVVGSCRMCQVEVEVNGRKSVAIACNTKAADGMKVITQSDVVHKLRRSVLEFYLQHHPLDCPICDDAGECDLQNYYMEHGLHDSRMALAEKKHKHKVMDVGPTIVLDSERCVVCTRCVRFCREITGTGELGVFGHGRNEELLNMPGKRLDNDYAGNVVDICPVGALTDKDFRFKRRVWYMKRTASVCTGCSRGCNIFVDWEIDRRYKDPERRIQRLKPRFNKMVNEWWICDHGRYSYHAVDAPDRLTAPKTNAQSNGHAPSMDEVCTRIAARLESIIEKQGAGSVAVMASAASSNEDLFMLNKLFIEKLKVQNVDVNFEFEKKGADDDLLKRADLAPNRRGSLELKIKPWGGDGQGGDDMLAAAIEGEFDALIVVRHDLSDTLSERELAKLRKNTDYIVYLASHENGLTEIADDVLPLAMWTEREGTYTNFQGRVQKTAKPFDARGMALPEWEIWQLLGSHMGLKSEYTSARQVFESLGEKFDGFKGLTWDGLGATGKMLAGTPEPPYKRVQTSKPLSAY
- a CDS encoding NADH-quinone oxidoreductase subunit H, translated to MFVELGIIVGKIAWVLVNILNGAGILTWVERKQSALISDRIGANRASILGIKLLGLVNSLADALKLIFKEDFVPPKGIRSLHFLAPIFAMAPVFLTMAVIPFGPPVEIFGREVKLQILDMDIGVLYILAFGSIAVYGALLAGWASNSKYALLGGMRASAQMISYEIILGLSLIGPILAFGTMEPGAMVFAQNEYFFGWIPKWGIIVQPIAFLLFLPAAMAETKRAPFDMPEGESEIIGFATEYSGMRWGMFFLGEFAEIVVLAAVMTAVFFGGYHIPWLFDATEMAGQGGFHFPWGMFVPLGEWTIVILRVIAFGAKLSILMWLQMQIRWTFPRFRYDQLMRVSWKEMMPIALLNIAVTGLVILWLGK
- a CDS encoding NADH-quinone oxidoreductase subunit I produces the protein MIGVKQVREVKLSAWQNTYYPELIRGMWVTTKHFFVNFFRFCGRAVGIKTKRPLVTFQYPEERRPIAPRWRGRHRLMLRPDGAPRCVACMMCETACPDKCIYITAGESLDGRIEKYPVAFEIDLLRCCFCGMCVEACPEDAIRMDSGYIDLGGMSRSEFYMDRDFMLKDSALTTHSQYRGELDGVVVTRVDLLAQAKH